The following coding sequences lie in one Arachis stenosperma cultivar V10309 chromosome 5, arast.V10309.gnm1.PFL2, whole genome shotgun sequence genomic window:
- the LOC130979401 gene encoding calvin cycle protein CP12-1, chloroplastic-like — protein sequence MTTISTMTLSSPTRVIAKGVQTPLKTQTIKFSPIFKFNQRCPGLIKSGRSFSIQPVRAAPDKISEKVEKSIKDAEETCTDNPTSNECAAAWDEVEELSAAASHARDKKKDSDPLENYCKDNPETDECRTYDN from the coding sequence ATGACAACAATTTCTACTATGACTCTCTCAAGTCCTACTAGAGTAATTGCTAAGGGAGTACAGACGCCTCTAAAGACTCAAACCATCAAGTTTTCACCCATATTCAAGTTCAATCAGAGGTGTCCTGGTTTAATTAAGTCGGGCCGATCATTTTCGATCCAACCGGTTCGTGCAGCCCCTGATAAAATATCAGAAAAAGTAGAGAAGAGCATAAAGGATGCCGAGGAGACATGCACCGATAACCCTACCAGCAACGAGTGTGCAGCTGCTTGGGATGAGGTAGAGGAGCTGAGCGCGGCGGCAAGTCATGCGAGAGACAAGAAGAAAGACTCGGACCCGCTTGAGAATTACTGCAAGGATAACCCAGAAACTGATGAGTGCCGCACCTATGATAATTGA